A stretch of Numenius arquata chromosome 11, bNumArq3.hap1.1, whole genome shotgun sequence DNA encodes these proteins:
- the ANXA2 gene encoding annexin A2 has protein sequence MSTVHEILSKLSLEGDHSLPPSAYATVKAYSNFDAERDAAALETAIKTKGVDEVTIINILTNRSNEQRQDIAFAYQRRTKKELSAALKSALSGHLEAVILGLLKTPAQYDASELKAAMKGLGTDEDTLIEIICSRTNQELSEINRVYREMYKTELEKDIISDTSGDFRKLMVALAKGKRCEDTSVIDYELIDLDARELYDAGVKRKGTDVPKWINIMTERSVPHLQKVFERYKSYSPYDMLESIKKEVKGDLENAFLNLVQCIQNKQLYFADRLYDSMKGKGTRDKVLIRIMVSRCEVDMLKIKSEFKRKYGKSLYYFIQQDTKGDYQRALLNLCGGED, from the exons ATGTCTACTGTCCATGAAATTCTAAGCAAGCTCAGCCTTGAAGGAGAT CATTCTCTCCCACCAAGCGCATATGCCACAGTTAAGGCCTACTCAAATTTTGATGCTGAACgggatgctgcagccctggaAACAGCCATCAAGACCAAAG GTGTGGATGAGGTCACCATCATCAACATCCTGACAAACCGCAGCAATGAGCAGAGGCAGGATATTGCTTTTGCCTATCAGAGGAGAACCAAAAAG GAACTTTCTGCAGCACTGAAGTCTGCTCTGTCAGGTCATTTGGAGGCGGTGATCTTGGGCTTGCTGAAGACACCAGCACAGTATGATGCCTCTGAATTGAAAGCTGCCATGAAG GGTCTGGGAACTGATGAAGACACGCTTATTGAAATCATCTGCTCACGAACAAATCAGGAGCTTAGTGAAATTAACAGAGTCTACAGGGAAA tgtaCAAGACAGAGCTGGAAAAGGACATTATATCAGACACGTCTGGTGACTTCCGCAAGCTAATGGTTGCCCTGGCCAAG GGCAAAAGGTGCGAAGATACCTCTGTGATTGATTATGAGCTGATTGACCTAGATGCTAGG GAGCTCTATGATGCTGGTGTGAAGAGAAAGGGAACTGATGTCCCCAAGTGGATCAACATTATGACTGAAAGAAGTGTCCCCCACTTGCAGAAAG TGTTTGAGAGGTACAAGAGCTACAGCCCATATGATATGTTGGAGAGCATCAAGAAGGAGGTTAAGGGAGATTTGGAGAATGCTTTCCTTAATCTTG tcCAGTGCATTCAGAACAAGCAGCTGTATTTTGCGGACAGACTGTACGATTCCATGAAG GGCAAGGGAACCCGCGACAAGGTTCTGATCAGGATTATGGTCTCCCGCTGCGAGGTTGACATGCTGAAAATTAAGAGTGAATTCAAGAGAAAATACGGAAAATCTCTCTATTATTTCATCCAG CAAGACACAAAAGGGGATTACCAGAGGGCGCTGCTGAACCTGTGTGGTGGAGAGGACTGA